In Mercenaria mercenaria strain notata chromosome 14, MADL_Memer_1, whole genome shotgun sequence, the following are encoded in one genomic region:
- the LOC128548635 gene encoding uncharacterized protein LOC128548635, translating into MNSAVADLLSSLMTESRRQAMETFVLYKRRGIVRRAQNLIENIDNVVTCINLDHGRYPSLFKSSMSALSKLNLWENEIREAANETDMSDVIAAARFLLENQGLLRDEIDNMDKAKKQITLTDTIVISDEDNDELPDIISPTMSTKSKSPIRGIRGLHKRKPYTRPSSTVTSSTLTETAWEKREHELLLAHQRELSEAKQEARDELMLCIICLSAQKDHTLVPCGHTFCEDCVDQIKAKGKCCFCNAKIRSSVIVRLTD; encoded by the exons ATGAACAGTGCAGTCGCAGATTTACTGAGCTCACTCATGACAGAGAGCCGTAGACAGGCAATGGAAACATTTGTCTTATACAAGCGAAGAGGCATAGTGAGAAGAGCTCAAAACTTAATCGAAAACATAGATAACGTGGTAACTTGTATCAACTTGGATCATGGACGATACCCTTCCTTATTCAAGAGTAGCATGTCGGCACTATCGAAACTTAACTTGTGGGAAAACGAAATCAGAGAGGCGGCGAACGAAACAGATATGTCGGACGTAATAGCTGCTGCGAGATTCCTTTTGGAGAATCAAGGCTTGCTGAGGGATGAAATTG ACAATATGGACAAAGCGAAGAAACAGATCACACTAACAGACACCATCGTCATAAGCGATGAGGACAATGACGAGTTGCCAGACATCATCAGTCCGACCATGAGTACGAAATCAAAAAGTCCGATAAGAGGCATCAGAGGATTACACAAGCGGAAACCTTACACGAGGCCTTCATCAACGGTTACCAGCAGTACGTTGACCGAAACGGCTTGGGAAAAGAGAGAACATGAGCTACTGTTGGCTCATCAGAGAGAACTGTCCGAAGCCAAGCAAGAGGCAAGGGACGAACTGATGCTGTGCATCATATGCTTGTCCGCACAAAAAGATCATACATTAGTGCCTTGCGGTCACACATTTTGCGAAGACTGCGTCGATCAGATAAAAGCAAAGGGCAAGTGCTGCTTTTGTAATGCCAAAATAAGATCGAGCGTAATAGTGAGACTAACCGATTGA